A genomic window from Streptomyces sp. NBC_01429 includes:
- a CDS encoding endonuclease/exonuclease/phosphatase family protein produces MRLLTGVTGLFLAGATFLVGCRLLGVDGITPVPQLLAFLPWLLVPVALAALFTALLRWRTGAVWALVLLAVTGWTSRTYDAYDTDDGASDTYATSSTSGTSGTTGTTRIRVLTSNVEFGQGTLGLIDTIRREKPDLVFVQECEFVCARLLADRIPSADYPFRNVVKAGRAEGSAILSVFPLTEAEGVEGTLAMPGSAARVGDRTVHLQLAHPLPPIPGMVDDWRAELGGIRTYAAAHQGGDPVIVAGDFNATRDHALFRALLKDGGLRDSALLAGAGHTPSWPSQLPRPLGAQIDHVLVSDDFSVRDARFIDLADTDHRSLLVGLELRGTETRGTEMRVP; encoded by the coding sequence GTGCGGCTCCTGACCGGCGTCACGGGCCTGTTCCTCGCCGGGGCCACCTTCCTCGTCGGCTGCCGGCTGCTGGGCGTCGACGGCATCACGCCCGTACCGCAGTTGCTCGCCTTCCTGCCCTGGCTGCTGGTCCCGGTGGCGCTGGCCGCGCTGTTCACGGCTCTGCTGCGCTGGCGTACGGGGGCGGTCTGGGCGCTGGTGCTGCTCGCCGTGACGGGGTGGACGTCACGTACGTACGACGCGTACGACACGGACGACGGCGCATCCGACACGTACGCGACATCGAGCACCAGTGGCACCAGCGGCACCACCGGCACCACCCGGATCCGGGTCCTGACCTCCAACGTCGAGTTCGGGCAGGGAACGCTCGGCCTCATCGACACCATCCGCCGCGAGAAGCCCGACCTGGTGTTCGTCCAGGAGTGCGAGTTCGTCTGCGCGCGGCTCCTCGCCGACCGCATCCCGAGCGCGGACTATCCGTTCCGCAACGTCGTCAAGGCCGGCCGGGCCGAGGGCTCCGCGATCCTCTCCGTCTTCCCGCTCACCGAGGCCGAAGGCGTGGAAGGCACCCTCGCCATGCCGGGTTCCGCCGCCCGCGTCGGCGACCGTACGGTCCACCTCCAGCTCGCCCACCCGCTGCCGCCCATCCCCGGCATGGTGGACGACTGGCGCGCCGAGCTGGGCGGCATCCGTACGTACGCCGCCGCGCACCAGGGCGGTGACCCGGTCATCGTGGCGGGCGACTTCAACGCCACCCGGGACCACGCCCTCTTCCGCGCGCTGCTGAAGGACGGCGGGCTGCGGGACAGCGCGCTGCTGGCGGGGGCCGGCCACACGCCGTCCTGGCCGTCGCAGCTGCCCAGGCCGCTGGGCGCGCAGATCGACCATGTGCTGGTGAGCGACGACTTCTCCGTACGGGACGCCCGCTTCATCGACCTCGCGGACACGGACCACCGCTCGCTGCTCGTCGGGCTGGAACTGCGCGGTACCGAAACGCGAGGTACCGAAATGCGGGTGCCGTAG
- a CDS encoding DUF2630 family protein: MLRTINELVAEERALRSRATQHLGLADDEQQRLRSVEVRLDQCWDLLRQRRAKSEFGENPDEAAVRPAGEVEGYQG, encoded by the coding sequence ATCCTCCGCACCATCAACGAACTGGTCGCCGAGGAGCGCGCCCTGCGCTCCCGCGCCACCCAGCACCTCGGCCTCGCCGACGACGAGCAGCAGCGGCTGCGCTCCGTCGAGGTCCGGCTCGACCAGTGCTGGGACCTGCTGCGCCAGCGCCGCGCGAAGTCCGAGTTCGGTGAGAACCCGGACGAGGCGGCGGTACGGCCCGCAGGCGAGGTCGAGGGGTACCAGGGCTGA